The Cydia splendana chromosome Z, ilCydSple1.2, whole genome shotgun sequence genome window below encodes:
- the LOC134804358 gene encoding dual specificity protein phosphatase MPK-4-like, translated as MAHCSTDADVHAAEDQELDLEISVDKIDEGLFLGNLACAREQKTLETLGITHILTIDLVPLPRSLQERIKVVFKYVKLADVPKDDLISHLPECNEFIENAVEAGGNVLVHCYFGVSRSAAVVIGYIMKRYFLDYEDAFRLVKSRRRFVGPNPGFVAQLKLYGQMGYVLNKDDPRYKQFRLKMAGQKLKEIKILPQLFADLIKPDPGLVRERPDPIVYRCKKCRRVVASQNNIIPHLPKHVKVELAKKGIRPSISKLPGLSCSENGQDLIQKLKSLACQILDNDTTETTGVPATQDGEGPSHLDGYHEQNLVDAAIAPRDCTDVCRLMLFVEPMAWMSGVTHDAQGKLHCPKCNNKIGSFSWVCGCKCPCGQKVAPAFYLVPSKVEWSNIVQNVQVTV; from the exons ATGGCTCACTGCTCTACGGACGCAGACGTCCACGCTGCGGAGGACCAGGAACTCGATTTAGAGATCAGTGTGGACAAGATTGACGAGGGATTGTTTCTTG GGAACCTAGCATGTGCCCGGGAGCAGAAGACCCTGGAGACCCTCGGGATCACGCACATATTGACGATAGACCTGGTGCCGCTGCCCAGGAGTCTGCAGGAGAGGATCAAAGTTGTCTTCAAGTATGTCaaat TGGCCGATGTACCAAAAGATGATCTCATCTCCCATCTGCCAGAATGCAACGAATTTATCGAGAACGCCGTGGAAGCTGGTGGCAACGTCCTGGTCCATTG TTACTTTGGCGTGTCGCGCTCCGCTGCGGTTGTCATAGGTTACATTATGAAAAG gtattttctgGACTACGAGGATGCCTTCAGGTTGGTGAAATCACGTCGGCGCTTTGTCGGACCCAATCCTGGTTTCGTTGCTCAACTGAAATTGTATGGACAGATGGGCTACGTGCTCAATAAG gacGACCCAAGATACAAACAGTTTCGACTAAAAATGGCGGGACAGAAACTAAAAGAAA taaaaaTCCTCCCCCAACTTTTCGCGGACCTGATCAAACCGGACCCGGGTCTAGTCCGCGAGCGTCCGGACCCTATCGTGTATCGTTGTAAAAAGTGTCGCCGCGTCGTCGCCAGTCAGAACAACATTATACCACACTTACCTAAGCATGTTAAGGTCGAGTTGGCGAAGAAAG GTATCAGGCCATCTATATCCAAGCTGCCCGGTCTGTCGTGTTCCGAGAACGGTCAGGACCTCATTCAGAAGCTGAAAAGCTTGGCGTGTCAGATACTCGACAACGACACCACTGAGACCACAGGGGTCCCGGCCACGCAGGACGGCGAGGGACCTAGCCAT TTGGACGGCTACCACGAGCAGAACCTTGTGGACGCCGCGATAGCCCCCCGCGACTGCACGGACGTGTGCCGCCTGATGTTGTTCGTGGAGCCCATGGCGTGGATGTCGGGCGTCACGCACGACGCGCAAGGGAAACTGCACTGCCCCAAGTGCAACAACAAAATAGGCAGCTTCAGCTGGGTCTGCG GTTGCAAGTGTCCGTGCGGCCAGAAAGTTGCGCCCGCCTTCTACCTCGTACCGTCGAAGGTGGAATGGTCCAATATAGTCCAAAACGTACAGGTCACGGTCTAG